In a genomic window of Candidatus Thiothrix sulfatifontis:
- a CDS encoding DUF1624 domain-containing protein yields the protein MDSENRRQVKELSFKTITPQISGGGIISAPAVPRFPLPDVFRGLAVLLMMVFHSAYDLNHFNILTLDLFHGHFWPAFQKVIMTLFVGVAGVSLALAARHGLKWSRFLRREAILVASAGLVSAGSYWLFPTSWIFFGVLHFMALASVVALPFLRLGGWNLVLGSVAIWLPWFVNEPFFNAISLQWVGLGTEVANTKDYAPFLPWFGVLLFGIYIGSKFAHCSLCLRPLPDWRVLAWLRWLGRHSLVVYLAHQPLLMVFFWLVAMLIGALGK from the coding sequence GTGGATTCAGAAAATCGTCGACAAGTCAAAGAACTAAGTTTCAAGACTATCACCCCGCAAATCAGTGGGGGTGGAATAATTTCCGCCCCTGCGGTTCCACGTTTTCCGCTACCCGATGTTTTTCGGGGTCTGGCGGTGTTGTTGATGATGGTTTTCCACAGTGCGTATGACCTGAATCACTTCAATATTCTTACTTTGGATTTATTTCACGGTCACTTCTGGCCCGCTTTTCAGAAAGTAATCATGACGCTATTTGTGGGCGTTGCCGGTGTTAGTTTGGCGTTAGCCGCGCGTCATGGCTTGAAATGGTCGCGCTTTTTGCGGCGCGAGGCGATTTTAGTGGCGAGTGCTGGGCTGGTTAGCGCAGGAAGCTACTGGCTGTTTCCCACGAGTTGGATATTTTTTGGTGTGTTGCATTTCATGGCGCTTGCCAGTGTGGTGGCGCTGCCATTTTTGCGTTTGGGTGGCTGGAATCTTGTACTGGGCAGTGTGGCAATATGGCTGCCTTGGTTTGTTAATGAGCCATTTTTCAACGCCATCAGTTTGCAGTGGGTGGGATTGGGGACTGAAGTCGCGAATACCAAAGACTATGCGCCGTTTTTGCCGTGGTTTGGGGTGCTGTTATTTGGAATTTATATTGGCAGTAAGTTTGCGCATTGTTCCTTGTGCTTGCGCCCTTTACCCGATTGGCGTGTTTTAGCCTGGCTGCGCTGGTTAGGTCGGCATAGCTTGGTGGTTTACTTGGCGCATCAGCCCTTGTTGATGGTATTTTTTTGGTTAGTTGCAATGCTCATCGGCGCACTTGGAAAATAA